GGCCTGCCGGACGCCGGTTTCGAGGACGAGGCGCCGAACGCCCAGTGCCCGCGCCTCCACCTCGAGAGCAGCCACGAGGCGCCGCCCCAGACCCCTCCCGCGTACGGTGGGAGACAGATACATCCGCTTGAGTTCGCCCATCTCCGCATCGAGGAGCCGCAGGGCACCGCAGCCGACCGGCTTTCCCTCTCGGTAGACGACGAGGAAGATGCCGTGGCCGTCGCCTACTTCCTCGGGATCCAGGTGAAAGTGGGTCGCTCCCGGTTCGGGATAGATGCCCCTGAGCTCGGCGTTCAACGAGTCAATGAGGGCACGGCTGACGTCGGCGGTCAGCTCAGCGCGCGCTATGGTGATCGTTTCTGAGGCCATGGGTATCCAGGACTGCGGTCCGCCCAACAATACTTGGACAGGTCTGTGTAGCGCCACCACCCTGACGACGCCTGCTCACGTAGCAACAACCTCGACATTCCGACTCAAGCATCTGAATTCCCGCCGGTTGGTCGCCCGCCGCCATCTCCGCGCGGGTGCTGATAGTCTGCGAGGGCCGCCCCTGTAGCGCTCCAAGACGGGAGCCTCGAGCACCCGCCGCCACCCCGGATCGTCCGAGTGCTCGCGCGCCAGCCGTGGCCGCGCGATGACCCGTCGACGCGAACACACGGAGCACCGGCGCGCACCATAGGTGAGGGGCGCTCCCCACGACAAGAGCAACGCTCGAACGAGGCAGAACGAGCGGATGATAGGATGATAGAGAGAGAAGAGATGCCGCGGGTTTGCGAGCACTGTGGCACGGCCCGGCGCCCAGCGGCCAAGTCAGATCACCAGCCCCCCGTTCGGCGACAGCACCTGCCCGGTGAAGTAGCTGGCGCCCGGCCCGGCCAGGAAGAGCGCCGTCGCCGCGATCTCTCGCGCCTCGCCGAGGCGGCCGACGGCGGTCTGCAGCGCGATCATGGCCGTCTGCATCTCGCGCTGGTCGCCCATGATGTCCAGCAGGGGCGTGTCAATGTAGCCGGGCGCGATCGCGTTCACGAGGATGCCCTGTGGGCCGACTTCTCGGGCCAGGGCCTTCGTGAAGGCGATGATGGCGCCCTTGGCGGCCGAGTAGTGGGTCACGCCGGCGATCCCGGTCATGCCCGCGATGCTCGCCATGTTGATGATGCGGCCGCTCCGCGCGGGCACCATCAGGCCGAGCGCCTCGCGCGTGCAGAAGAACGTGCCGTTCAGGTGGACGGCGAGCATGCGGGTCCAGCGCTCGTCGGTCATCCGCCGCGTGGCGTCGAGGGCGGTCACGACCGGGCCGCCGGCCGCGAGCTCCTCGATCTGCCGGCCCATGCGCGCATGCGTCTCGGGGTCGACGTCGGCGTAGCCCGCGTTGTTGACCAGCACGTCGAGCCGCCCGCCCGTGGTTTGCCCGAGCGTCTCGAACCAGGCGCGCACGCGCGCCGAGTCCGAGACGTCGCCCACGAGCGGGCCGCACGAGATGGCGGCCCCAAGCACCGCCAGCTCCTCCTGCACCGCGGCGGCCGCCGCGGCGCGGAGGTCGTTCACCGCCACTCGGGCGCCGGCGCGCGCGAAGGTGAGCGCGATCTCGCGCCCGAGGCCCGCGCCGGTGACGAACGCGATCTTCCCATCGAGGTCGGGCATGACGCACCTGCGATATCATGGTCGCGGCCCTCGCGGCGACACTGTCTTGACGCCGCGGGGCGACGGGCGGTAAGCCCGCAGCATGCGCATCCAGGTCGAGTGCCGCGCGGAGCGCGGCAGCGAGGGGCCCCGCCGCTTCGTCCTCGGCGAGCAGACGATCGAGGTCGACGACCTCCTCGACCGCTGGTACGGCAGCGACGCCGACTACTTCCGCGTGCGCGGCCGCGACGGGCACCTCTACGTGCTCAAGTACCTGCACGAGCACGACCGCTGGGAGCTGAGCTCGTTCACGCGCCTCGGCTCGCGTGGAACCAACGTCGGCACGCGCGGGCCGCGCGTGCTCCACTGACGCGGGCTATCGCACCTCGTAGATCTCGTACGCCAGGCTGCTGCCGCTGAGCGTTCCCCTGGCGATCGCCTGGAGGCGGTTGAGCCACGCGTACCGCTCGTCGCCGGTGTCGAACTGCGGCGCGGCGTAGATGGGCGCCCCGCCGAGGCCGCGCGAGGCGTCGACCCGGCCGCTGTAGCGCAGGAGGACGAGCGCGCCGTCGTGCGTCTCGAGCGTGGCGCGCACGTCGAGGGTCGCGGTGCCCTCCGGCCCGACCACGAGCCAGTCGGCCGCGGCCGCGCCCCTCTGGCGTGCCGCGAAGCGCTCGCCCTCGAAGCGGTAGTCGCTGATCTCGAAGATGATGCGCATGCCGGCGGGCGTGTTCGGCAGCATGAGCGGGGGCGAGAGCGTCGCGGTCGCCCGGGCGAGGGGGACGAGCTCGATCATGGCCAGCCTCCGCGCGATCCTGCGCACAGGGGGGGCACGCTGGCAACGGGCGCACTGCTCGGTGGCGCGCTACAGGTACCCGAACGCCTTCAGCCGGCGGATGACCTCGCGCTCCTCCTCCTCGGAGTACGCGCGGTCCTCGCCGCGCGGCAGGAGGTCCAGCACCTCGAGCGTGCGGAGCGCCTGCTCCACACCCGCGCCGGGCGATGGCTCGGGCACGGTGATCTCGACCTCGGGGCGCTCGGGCGGCTCGTACGCCGTGCCGCCGGCCTCGTGCGCCGGCCGCACGTAGACCTCGATCATGCGGGGGAGCTCCGCGCGCACACGCTCGCGTGCTGCGCGCGTCGCCACCGGCAGCGCGACCACCACGGCCACGCCGTGCCGGGCGAGCAGCCCCGTGGCGAAGGCGACGCGTCGCTCGACCCCCTCGCCCGCGAGCGCGTCGATGCCGGGCGTACGCCGGTCGAGGACCTCCACTGCCAGGTGCCGCGCGACGAGCCGTCTCGCGAGCTCCTCGGCGATCGCGTCCGCAGCCCCCGGGTCGGGGCCGGTCACCCAGACCGAAAAGGCCGACCCGCTCACGACGCGCCCGCCGCCACGCGCGGGAAGCGGCCCGGCCGGAAGATGACCTTCTTGTCCTTCACCACCAGCTGGTCGTTCAGGGAGAGCTGCACGGCCTGGGAGAGGACCTTCGCCTCGAGCGCGCGGCCGCGCGCCTTCACGTCCTCGAGCGCGTCCTCGCCGACGCGGATGTGGAACACGTCCTGCAAAATGACGGGGCCGGCGTCGAGCTGCTCGGTCACGAAGTGCGCCGTGCACCCCGAAACGCGCACGCCCTCCTCCCAGGCCTGCTTGTAGGCGTTGGAGCCCGGGTGGTACGGGAGCAGCGAGGGGTGGATGTTGATGATGCGGAAGGGGTAGCGGTCGATCACACGCTTGGTCAGGACCTGCATGTAGCGTGCGAGAACGACGAGGTCGGGCTTGTGCTCGGCCAGGCGGGCGAGCAGGAACTCCTCGTGCGCCGCCTTGTCGCTGGACGGCGCCCACGCGAACGGGATCCCGTGCTCGCGCGCCAGCGGCTCCAGGTCCGGGTGGTTCGCCAGCACGACGACCAGGTCGCCGTTCAGGACGCCCGCGTCGCGGTCCTGCACGAGCTGGGCCAGACAGTGCGGTTCCTTCGTCACCAGGACGGCGACGCGCTTGCGCTCAGGCGGCCCGCCCGCCAGGCGCAGCGTCGTCTCCATGTTGATCTCCTCGCCGATCCTGCGCAGCCCCATCACCAGCTCGTCGAGCGTGATGGAGAGGTCGGAGAGGTCGACGAGCATCGTCATGATGAAGAGCCCCTCCATCACGCGCTGCTCGATGTCCTCGATGTTGATGTTGCAGGAGGCGAGGTAGGTGGAGACGCGCGCCACCACGCCCTTCTGATCGCGGCCGATGACGGACACGACGGCCCGGTTGCGCACGGCGTGACCTTAGCCGCCGTGCTCCGGGGGACGCAAGCTCATCACCCGGGCCAGCGCCCCATCTGCCGCCACCAGCGCACGCTGTGGCCGGGCGCGTGGAGGAAGATGCCGCCGTCCAGGTAGAGGACCTGCCCCTGCATCCAGGCGGCGTCGGCGGAGCAGAGGAACGCGACCAGCGCGGCCACCTCCGCGGGCTGGCCGAGCGCACGCAGCGGCGTCGCTCCCTCGATCTCCTCGAAGAACGCCTTCCACCCCGTCTCGTCGGCCAGGTACATGGCAACCGAGTCGGTCTCGACGTAGCCCGGGTTCACGCAGTTGACCGTGATGCCACGGGGGCCGAGCTCGACCGCGAGGTAGCGCGTGAGCGCCTCGAGCGCCGCCTTGGCCGAGGCGAGGATGCCGTGCCCCGCGACGTAGCGGTGTGTGTCCATGCCCGAGATGGTGACGATGCGGCCGGTCGGCGGCATGCGCGGCGCGATGCGCTGCACGATCTGGAGGAAGGCGCCGATCGTGATCGCGAAGGTCTTCTCGACGTGGTGCGGCTTCACCTCGAGGAGCGGCCGGAAGGCGGTGGCGGCGGCATTGGCGACGAAGAAGTCGACGGGCGTGTCGCCCAGGCGGTCCAGGGCGGCCGCCACCTGCGCGGGCTCGCCCAGGTCGGCACGGAGCGCGGTGCAGGC
This genomic window from Deltaproteobacteria bacterium contains:
- a CDS encoding GNAT family N-acetyltransferase, with the translated sequence MASETITIARAELTADVSRALIDSLNAELRGIYPEPGATHFHLDPEEVGDGHGIFLVVYREGKPVGCGALRLLDAEMGELKRMYLSPTVRGRGLGRRLVAALEVEARALGVRRLVLETGVRQAAALALYRATGFHPIPLYGGYCLSPETSVCLGKNLLEHDP
- a CDS encoding SDR family oxidoreductase translates to MPDLDGKIAFVTGAGLGREIALTFARAGARVAVNDLRAAAAAAVQEELAVLGAAISCGPLVGDVSDSARVRAWFETLGQTTGGRLDVLVNNAGYADVDPETHARMGRQIEELAAGGPVVTALDATRRMTDERWTRMLAVHLNGTFFCTREALGLMVPARSGRIINMASIAGMTGIAGVTHYSAAKGAIIAFTKALAREVGPQGILVNAIAPGYIDTPLLDIMGDQREMQTAMIALQTAVGRLGEAREIAATALFLAGPGASYFTGQVLSPNGGLVI
- a CDS encoding DUF3237 domain-containing protein yields the protein MIELVPLARATATLSPPLMLPNTPAGMRIIFEISDYRFEGERFAARQRGAAAADWLVVGPEGTATLDVRATLETHDGALVLLRYSGRVDASRGLGGAPIYAAPQFDTGDERYAWLNRLQAIARGTLSGSSLAYEIYEVR
- a CDS encoding adenylyl-sulfate kinase, which gives rise to MSGSAFSVWVTGPDPGAADAIAEELARRLVARHLAVEVLDRRTPGIDALAGEGVERRVAFATGLLARHGVAVVVALPVATRAARERVRAELPRMIEVYVRPAHEAGGTAYEPPERPEVEITVPEPSPGAGVEQALRTLEVLDLLPRGEDRAYSEEEEREVIRRLKAFGYL
- a CDS encoding ACT domain-containing protein, coding for MRNRAVVSVIGRDQKGVVARVSTYLASCNINIEDIEQRVMEGLFIMTMLVDLSDLSITLDELVMGLRRIGEEINMETTLRLAGGPPERKRVAVLVTKEPHCLAQLVQDRDAGVLNGDLVVVLANHPDLEPLAREHGIPFAWAPSSDKAAHEEFLLARLAEHKPDLVVLARYMQVLTKRVIDRYPFRIINIHPSLLPYHPGSNAYKQAWEEGVRVSGCTAHFVTEQLDAGPVILQDVFHIRVGEDALEDVKARGRALEAKVLSQAVQLSLNDQLVVKDKKVIFRPGRFPRVAAGAS
- a CDS encoding SDR family oxidoreductase; the encoded protein is MPFALVTGGSRGIGRAIVERLASDGADVAFIYRRDAKAAAEVEAAVRARGRACTALRADLGEPAQVAAALDRLGDTPVDFFVANAAATAFRPLLEVKPHHVEKTFAITIGAFLQIVQRIAPRMPPTGRIVTISGMDTHRYVAGHGILASAKAALEALTRYLAVELGPRGITVNCVNPGYVETDSVAMYLADETGWKAFFEEIEGATPLRALGQPAEVAALVAFLCSADAAWMQGQVLYLDGGIFLHAPGHSVRWWRQMGRWPG